One genomic window of Pocillopora verrucosa isolate sample1 chromosome 8, ASM3666991v2, whole genome shotgun sequence includes the following:
- the LOC131785836 gene encoding RNA polymerase I-specific transcription initiation factor RRN3-like: protein MSVDRDPNENDRGPSGAEVLASLITDALEKAKLGKTKDYDLLVQKLADPGIKEVHLQRYLMALTTCVSHLTKQYDTLVGAVLNTRWALCGEKTVEEFIEFLTSLVSAQTYYLRACLNMIVKLFIPSIFRDVQVEKGDSEVSEKIFCNAHEALHAIHQVVPAVPQFLISVLSENFPFVRKPTIFQESYVKNLLQATKYLPSLRANILELIIDNLTKIDVAVPKHELEHHETTPEEEDPTQFEVEMDATNIAVEDSGEGQEVNCMGNEMADRLDILMEILFKYIHEVTHMDGEYIVDGGIELFNELLVIFDKVILPTHASCHIQFIMFLLCSFDQYFSNSLLDVCWKKIEEPNTPAIIRQASAAYIASFTARAKYIPISTVQTCLDLIVHWIHCYIDTHDASCVTPDAGKYGPFYSVCQALFYMFVFRHKQLLELEGGLKYIRRLNLDRIVTCRMNPLRVCLPSIVKLFAYITRHYELVFCYTIIEQNNRMMLPVATTASSHAVRSLSFQNQLDSYFPFDPYLLKRSSKFIKPLYHEWKELEHDADDDDDDEEEDDQRKHSETYDEGEDYLDSCSSPDGIVPGFTPDTHMCVSPGFTVSPRR from the exons GAAGTCCACTTGCAGAGATATCTTATGGCATTAACAACTTGTGTTTCTCATCTCACAAAGCAGTATGATACACTAGTTGGTGCAGTTCTG AATACCAGATGGGCACTATGTGGTGAGAAAACAGTGGAAGAATTTATTGAATTCCTGACAAGCCTTGTGTCTGCCCAGACATATTACTTAAGAGCATGCCTTAATATGATTGTCAAGCTCTTTATTCCAT CCATTTTTCGAGATGTGCAAGTAGAAAAAGGTGATTCTGAAG tttctgagaaaatattttgtaatgcCCATGAAGCCCTTCATGCTATCCATCAAGTGGTTCCAGC aGTTCCACAGTTTTTGATATCTGTACTGTcagaaaattttccatttgtgAGAAAACCTACGATATTTCAG GAAAGTTATGTGAAGAACCTTCTTCAGGCTACAAAATACCTCCCTAGCCTCAGAGCAAACATTCTGGAACTGATCATTGACAATCTTACTAAGATTGAT GTAGCAGTTCCTAAGCATGAACTTGAACATCATGAAACTACTCCTGAAGAAGAAGATCCTACGCAGTTTGAAGTGGAAATG GATGCCACCAACATTGCAGTGGAAGATAGTGGTGAAGGACAAGAAGTAAACTGTATGGGAAATGAAATGGCAGACAGGCTGGACATTTTGATGGAAATCTTGTTCAAGTACATTCATGAAGTTACCCACATGGATG GAGAGTATATAGTTGATGGTGGTATTGAATTGTTCAATGAGTTACTGGTG ATTTTTGACAAAGTCATCCTCCCTACACATGCATCATGCCATATTCAGTTCATAATGTTTCTACTCTGCAGCTTTGATCAG TATTTTTCCAATTCCCTTCTTGATGTTTGCTGGAAGAAG ATTGAGGAACCTAATACCCCAGCTATCATCAGACAGGCTAGTGCAGCTTACATTGCAAGTTTTACAGCCAGGGCTAAATACATTCCCATTAG TACAGTGCAAACTTGTCTGGACCTTATTGTGCACTGGATTCACTG CTATATTGACACTCATGATGCAAGCTGTGTAACACCTGATGCTGGTAAATATGGCCCGTTTTACTCAGTTTGTCAG GCACTTTTCTACATGTTTGTATTTCGCCACAAACAGTTGCTTGAACTTGAAGGAG GACTGAAGTACATAAGAAGACTTAACCTGGACAGAATTGTAACCTGCCGCATGAATCCACTCAGG GTTTGCTTACCAAGCATTGTTAAATTGTTTGCATATATCACAAG ACATTACGAGCTGGTTTTTTGCTATACAATTATTGAACAAAACAACAGAATGATGTTGCCAGTGGCAACAACAGCATCCAGCCATGCAGTGAGGAGTTTGTCTTTCCAGAACCAGTTAgattcttattttccttttgatccTTACCTTTTGAAAAG ATCGTCAAAGTTTATCAAGCCACTCTATCATGAATGGAAGGAATTGGAACACGATGcagatgatgacgatgatgatgaagaagaagatgatCAAAGGAAACATTCAGAAACATAT gatGAAGGAGAAGATTACTTGGATAGCTGCAGCAGCCCAGATGGCATTGTACCAGGTTTTACACCTGACACGCACATGTGTGTGTCACCTGGGTTCACAGTTTCTCCCAGAAGATAG
- the LOC131785837 gene encoding regulator of microtubule dynamics protein 1-like isoform X2 yields MSELELDIKTADELFDETRTQEVYDLLLKHKDLQNAEIEWRLARACRVLAEECDDADAKKRLTYEALEHAKLALDLDDKNYASHKWYAIGLSIVGDYEGNKAKLENSKIMKDHFERAIELNPTDPTSRYLLGLWCFTFADMNWFTKNMAAALFATPPSSSYEEALSHFQEAEKLEPNFFSKNHLMLGTTLFKQKKREEAKVWLSKAVNENPLKTKDDKKAKEEAEELLKRL; encoded by the exons ATGAGTGAGCTAGAACTTGATATCAAAACAGCAGATGAGTTATTTGATGAGACCAGAACACAAGAAGTGTATGACCTACTACTAAAGCACAAAGATTTGCAAAATGCTGAGATTGAGTGGAGATTAGCAAGAGCATGTCGAGTATTGGCTGAAGAGTGTGACGATGCAGATGCTAAGAAAAGATTGACATATGAAGCTCTAGAACATGCCAAACTCGCTTTGGACCTTGATGACAAGAATTATGCAAGCCACAAG TGGTATGCCATCGGCCTTTCCATTGTTGGTGACTATGAAGGAAATAAGGCTAAACTAGAAAATTCTAAAATCATGAAGGATCATTTTGAG AGAGCGATTGAATTAAACCCAACTGATCCTACTTCAAGATATTTACTGGGCCTCTG GTGTTTTACATTTGCTGACATGAATTGGTTTACCAAAAATATGGCTGCTGCTCTCTTTGCTACACCACCATCTTCTTCATATGAGGAG GCTTTGTCACACTTTCAAGAAGCTGAAAAGT TAGAGCCAAACTTCTTCAGCAAGAACCATCTTATGCTGGGAACAACATTATTCAAGCAAAAGAAGAGGGAAGAGGCTAAAGTGTGGCTTAGTAAAGCAGTAAATGAGAATCCACTTAAAACAAAAGACGATAAAAAA gCAAAAGAGGAGGCTGAGGAGCTACTTAAACGTTTATAA
- the LOC131785837 gene encoding regulator of microtubule dynamics protein 1-like isoform X1 — translation MAAFLRERRIPWRVRALFAEKGFVLNVCRQLRRPEHIGNYIQRKIYLASNQLVKKSKFGGQLFPPLLSLTWWGASKPQDTGTPQSKEMSELELDIKTADELFDETRTQEVYDLLLKHKDLQNAEIEWRLARACRVLAEECDDADAKKRLTYEALEHAKLALDLDDKNYASHKWYAIGLSIVGDYEGNKAKLENSKIMKDHFERAIELNPTDPTSRYLLGLWCFTFADMNWFTKNMAAALFATPPSSSYEEALSHFQEAEKLEPNFFSKNHLMLGTTLFKQKKREEAKVWLSKAVNENPLKTKDDKKAKEEAEELLKRL, via the exons ATGGCGGCTTTTTTACGTGAACGTCGTATTCCATGGAGAGTTCGGGCGCTCTTTGCTGAGAAAGGGTTTGTTTTAAACGTCTGTAGGCAACTAAGAAGGCCTGAACATATCGGAAATTACATTCAAAGGAAG ATTTACCTCGCTAGCAACCAGCTAGTAAAGAAATCTAAATTTGGTGGCCAACTTTTTCCTCCTTTACTTTCCCTTACTTGGTGGGGAGCATCAAAACCTCAGGACACAGGGACACCACAATCAAAGGAAATGAGTGAGCTAGAACTTGATATCAAAACAGCAGATGAGTTATTTGATGAGACCAGAACACAAGAAGTGTATGACCTACTACTAAAGCACAAAGATTTGCAAAATGCTGAGATTGAGTGGAGATTAGCAAGAGCATGTCGAGTATTGGCTGAAGAGTGTGACGATGCAGATGCTAAGAAAAGATTGACATATGAAGCTCTAGAACATGCCAAACTCGCTTTGGACCTTGATGACAAGAATTATGCAAGCCACAAG TGGTATGCCATCGGCCTTTCCATTGTTGGTGACTATGAAGGAAATAAGGCTAAACTAGAAAATTCTAAAATCATGAAGGATCATTTTGAG AGAGCGATTGAATTAAACCCAACTGATCCTACTTCAAGATATTTACTGGGCCTCTG GTGTTTTACATTTGCTGACATGAATTGGTTTACCAAAAATATGGCTGCTGCTCTCTTTGCTACACCACCATCTTCTTCATATGAGGAG GCTTTGTCACACTTTCAAGAAGCTGAAAAGT TAGAGCCAAACTTCTTCAGCAAGAACCATCTTATGCTGGGAACAACATTATTCAAGCAAAAGAAGAGGGAAGAGGCTAAAGTGTGGCTTAGTAAAGCAGTAAATGAGAATCCACTTAAAACAAAAGACGATAAAAAA gCAAAAGAGGAGGCTGAGGAGCTACTTAAACGTTTATAA
- the LOC131785816 gene encoding forkhead box protein J1-B-like: MNKNMPVAVQSCAERFAANWKAQNPTDKEEEQTSLDDSLTNLQWLHSINIQDIAPTTTSIAPSPSPSSNSCDSDDHSDSSDGYKDINRKEPNIDYKNDANHKPPYSYATLICMAMRETNKTKITLSAIYKWIKENFMYYRVADPTWQNSIRHNLSLNKCFVKVARNKNEPGKGGFWKIDPAYADMFVDGVFKRRRGVNTQKPSKKSSSKQCKKTTSKRSADCLTSPLDDDNEPCDRKKYKPVKIKIERDDDDDFFSEEEVAPFSGGIKEEFSWMTVLTNDEIDESIREIADAHGISFESSSIPATGLCGLSTPVYLSPPPSTDSTTNDSFQVDPELDLTIRGVGLLPPRENLATPSPTTLTDATHSVFNMPPSPPLMYEEDHPWAETSNDLVDCFELDDNNNNSIW; the protein is encoded by the exons ATGAACAAAAACATGCCGGTTGCAGTGCAGTCATGTGCTGAAAGATTTGCAGCGAACTGGAAGGCTCAGAATCCTACAgataaagaagaagaacaaaCTTCGCTTGACGATAGTTTAACAAATCTTCAATGGCTTCATAGTATTAACATTCAGGACATTGCGCCAACGACTACCTCCATAGCTCCTTCGCCGAGCCCGTCGTCGAATTCGTGCGACTCCGACGATCACAGTGATTCTAGCGATGGATACAAGGACATAAATCGTAAGGAGCCGAATATTGATTACAAAAATGATGCCAACCACAAACCTCCTTACTCTTACGCGACATTAATTTGTATGGCTATGAGAGAAACCAACAAGACCAAGATTACACTGAGTGCAATTTACAAGTggatcaaagaaaactttatgtATTACAGGGTTGCGGATCCCACTTGGCAG AATTCAATTCGGCACAATCTGTCACTAAACAAGTGCTTCGTAAAGGTAGCCAGGAACAAAAATGAGCCAGGAAAAGGAGGCTTTTGGAAAATAGACCCTGCATATGCTGACATGTTTGTGGATGGTGTGTTTAAACGAAGAAGAGGTGTAAATACACAAAAACCTTCAAAGAAAAGTTCCTCAAAACAATGTAAGAAGACTACATCAAAAAGATCAGCAGATTGTCTTACAAGTCCActtgatgatgacaatgaaccCTGTGacagaaagaaatataaacctgtaaaaataaagattgaaagggatgatgatgatgactttTTTAGTGAGGAGGAAGTTGCACCTTTTTCTGGTGGAATAAAGGAAGAGTTTAGTTGGATGACAGTGTTAACAAACGATGAAATTGATGAAAGTATACGAGAGATTGCAGATGCCCATGGAATTTCATTTGAGTCAAGTTCAATTCCAGCAACAGGCCTGTGTGGATTAAGCACACCTGTTTACTTGAGCCCCCCACCATCAACAGACAGTACAACCAATGACAGCTTCCAAGTGGATCCTGAACTGGACTTGACAATAAGGGGAGTGGGACTGTTACCACCCCGTGAAAACCTGGCAACACCGTCACCAACCACCTTAACAGATGCTACACACTCTGTTTTTAACATGCCACCCTCTCCTCCCTTGATGTATGAAGAAGACCACCCTTGGGCAGAAACAAGCAATGACCTTGTTGACTGTTTTGAGTTagatgacaacaacaacaacagcatttgGTAA